A part of Marinomonas rhizomae genomic DNA contains:
- the phnE gene encoding phosphonate ABC transporter, permease protein PhnE: MRTWQRPHYLVPNKRWRLALWVMFIAYLVVGIGSVEVNWMRAYEGLDRGAKFLAGFLQPDFTSRAKDIYAGILESLTMTVTSTVVGILLSLPFGVGAARNISPKPVYLFCRSFIALSRSMQEIIVAIFLVALFGFGAFAGFLTLTYATIGFLGKLLAEEIEGIDRKQLEAISATGASWLQRVHMAIWPQVMPRMIGLSFYRFDINFRESAVIGIVGAGGIGATLNTAIDRYEYDSAGAILLIIIVIVMACEYLSGWIRKWVS; the protein is encoded by the coding sequence ATGCGTACTTGGCAAAGGCCGCATTACCTAGTCCCCAATAAACGCTGGCGCTTAGCGCTGTGGGTTATGTTTATTGCCTATTTAGTGGTTGGCATTGGTAGCGTCGAGGTTAACTGGATGCGTGCTTATGAAGGTTTAGATCGCGGTGCAAAATTCCTTGCTGGCTTTTTACAGCCAGACTTTACCAGCCGCGCGAAAGACATCTACGCTGGGATTTTAGAAAGCCTGACAATGACGGTCACCTCGACCGTAGTGGGCATTTTGCTGTCATTGCCTTTTGGGGTGGGTGCAGCGCGTAATATTTCTCCTAAACCTGTGTACTTGTTCTGTCGCTCTTTCATCGCTTTGTCGCGCTCTATGCAAGAGATCATTGTGGCGATATTCCTTGTCGCCTTGTTTGGATTTGGTGCATTTGCCGGCTTCCTAACGCTGACTTATGCGACTATTGGCTTTCTTGGCAAGTTGCTGGCCGAAGAAATCGAAGGCATTGACCGCAAGCAGTTAGAAGCAATCAGCGCCACGGGCGCCTCTTGGTTACAGCGCGTTCACATGGCCATTTGGCCGCAAGTGATGCCACGTATGATTGGTTTGTCTTTTTATCGTTTTGATATCAACTTTCGCGAATCCGCGGTGATCGGTATTGTTGGCGCTGGCGGTATTGGCGCGACCTTAAATACAGCCATCGATCGCTACGAATACGATTCAGCTGGCGCCATTCTTCTTATCATTATTGTCATTGTTATGGCGTGCGAATACTTATCAGGATGGATTAGAAAATGGGTCAGTTAG
- the phnE gene encoding phosphonate ABC transporter, permease protein PhnE yields the protein MGQLDQSTLWHSNNRRHARIVWGFWFITVLLTVYCWQVMNEETMWVFVYDAPEQGADLLSRMFPPNWLYINQLYEALWDTLNIATLGTLLGVILAFPVAFLAARNTTPSTKFVRPVALFIIAASRSINSLIWALLLVSILGPGILAGIIAIGLRSIGFVAKLLYESIEETNGTSVEAIESTGASRFQVINYAIIPQILPAFLSIAIFRWDINIRESTILGLVGAGGIGLFLSSSLNTLAWPQVTLIILVILATVVISEYFSAKVRSLLI from the coding sequence ATGGGTCAGTTAGATCAATCGACGCTTTGGCATAGCAATAATCGTCGCCACGCGCGGATCGTCTGGGGGTTCTGGTTTATCACTGTGTTGCTAACAGTTTACTGTTGGCAGGTGATGAACGAAGAAACCATGTGGGTGTTTGTCTACGATGCTCCAGAACAAGGTGCAGATCTTCTAAGCAGGATGTTTCCGCCAAACTGGCTTTATATAAACCAGCTGTACGAAGCCTTGTGGGACACTCTCAACATCGCTACGTTAGGTACTTTGCTTGGTGTGATATTGGCGTTTCCCGTTGCGTTTTTAGCGGCCAGAAACACCACACCATCAACGAAGTTTGTTCGCCCTGTTGCGCTGTTTATCATCGCGGCATCGCGTTCTATCAACTCCTTGATTTGGGCATTGTTACTGGTGTCTATCTTAGGGCCTGGGATCTTGGCTGGCATCATCGCCATCGGCTTACGCTCTATTGGTTTTGTCGCCAAGCTGCTTTATGAAAGCATAGAAGAAACCAATGGCACCAGTGTGGAAGCAATCGAGTCTACGGGAGCATCACGCTTTCAGGTGATCAACTACGCAATCATCCCGCAGATATTGCCAGCCTTCTTGAGCATCGCGATCTTTCGCTGGGATATTAATATTCGAGAATCGACGATTCTAGGACTCGTTGGCGCGGGCGGCATCGGCTTGTTCTTATCCTCGTCACTGAATACCTTGGCGTGGCCTCAAGTGACTCTGATCATCCTTGTGATCCTTGCCACCGTGGTCATATCGGAATACTTCTCTGCAAAAGTACGTAGCTTGCTGATCTAA
- a CDS encoding sensor domain-containing diguanylate cyclase: MTFNHPVFFTRLFIMLWCVFASAVALADIPTQVIQGSSVKLEQFQMGYFVDKTEKMRFSDVQQQAFQLSPNGVSLGTTSKITWAKIEIENTNTTPIKVYLHHPYAYHNHKVELYEVVKGTLTRERVLDMDREETQQWMYRGSAVFDITLEPNQHKTLFVKSQSFSHQWFTLNLYDEDQSKRALLGLYTDIALLVGMLLALIIYNFLLFFSSRLREHFFYACYLVAGGFWVALSYGLLADLFNVYGSITLKWHLSLVAMPIFLLLFMINIFETKKKYPIEHWALLSILTLLICDFVYGLFDMITALNYSSTLAAIMMVVSVSVTISMLIRKHPIAPFFLLGHGLFALFSTMAVLFYKGKAEFTYINSHGVGIGIMLEALVLSLIIAYRIRSLETMKAAQDELKLLASTDSLTQLFNRRHFNTEAEFLLQQAKQFQQPAAIAMLDIDHFKKINDTYGHSFGDKVIVQVASTLRAQCREQDVLVRYGGEEFIIFMPNTKLNEAFMLVEQIRQVLEKKAIEMSNGKTVHFTVSAGIAATDIESPNLKSSLNQADKALYWAKENGRNQSRVYAV, translated from the coding sequence ATGACGTTTAATCACCCAGTATTTTTTACTCGTCTATTTATAATGTTATGGTGTGTTTTTGCCTCTGCTGTAGCTCTTGCCGATATCCCCACACAAGTCATTCAAGGTTCATCTGTAAAATTAGAACAGTTTCAGATGGGATACTTTGTTGATAAAACAGAGAAAATGCGTTTCTCTGACGTGCAACAACAAGCGTTCCAGTTATCGCCAAATGGTGTGTCATTAGGCACAACATCAAAAATAACATGGGCAAAAATCGAAATTGAAAATACAAATACGACGCCCATTAAAGTTTATCTCCATCATCCTTATGCTTATCACAATCACAAAGTAGAACTTTATGAGGTTGTAAAAGGTACGCTAACCCGCGAACGCGTGCTCGATATGGATAGAGAAGAAACACAACAGTGGATGTATCGCGGTAGCGCTGTGTTTGATATCACATTAGAACCCAATCAGCACAAAACATTGTTCGTCAAAAGTCAGTCTTTTTCGCACCAATGGTTCACGCTAAACCTATACGATGAGGATCAATCAAAAAGAGCCTTGTTGGGGTTATACACAGATATCGCCTTGCTCGTTGGTATGTTATTAGCTCTGATAATCTACAACTTCCTGCTGTTCTTTTCGTCTCGTTTAAGAGAGCACTTCTTTTACGCCTGCTATCTAGTTGCTGGCGGTTTTTGGGTTGCACTCTCTTATGGATTACTCGCTGATCTTTTCAATGTCTACGGCTCGATCACTTTAAAATGGCATTTATCACTCGTTGCTATGCCTATATTTTTACTGCTTTTCATGATCAATATTTTTGAAACTAAGAAGAAATACCCTATCGAGCATTGGGCACTGCTTTCCATCCTTACCTTGCTAATTTGTGACTTTGTTTATGGCTTGTTTGATATGATTACGGCCCTTAACTATTCAAGCACGCTAGCAGCCATAATGATGGTCGTCAGTGTTTCTGTAACTATTTCTATGCTGATTCGAAAACACCCTATCGCACCCTTCTTTTTACTGGGGCACGGACTGTTCGCCCTATTTAGCACCATGGCTGTCTTGTTTTACAAAGGCAAAGCCGAATTTACTTATATAAATAGCCACGGCGTTGGTATCGGTATCATGCTTGAGGCATTGGTCTTATCCCTCATCATTGCGTATCGCATTCGTTCACTAGAAACCATGAAGGCCGCGCAAGATGAGCTGAAACTGTTGGCATCAACAGACTCGTTAACACAACTATTCAACCGACGTCACTTCAATACCGAAGCCGAATTTCTATTACAGCAGGCCAAACAGTTCCAGCAACCCGCCGCCATAGCCATGCTTGATATTGATCACTTTAAAAAGATCAATGACACCTATGGTCACAGCTTTGGAGATAAAGTCATCGTTCAAGTTGCCAGCACCTTAAGAGCACAATGCCGAGAACAAGACGTATTAGTACGCTACGGTGGCGAAGAATTTATTATCTTTATGCCCAATACTAAGCTTAATGAAGCATTCATGTTGGTTGAACAGATTCGGCAAGTATTAGAAAAGAAAGCCATAGAGATGAGCAATGGCAAAACCGTACACTTTACTGTTAGTGCTGGTATTGCGGCTACAGATATAGAAAGCCCCAATTTAAAGAGCAGCTTAAACCAAGCTGACAAAGCCCTTTACTGGGCCAAAGAAAATGGCCGGAATCAGTCGCGGGTATATGCAGTATAA
- a CDS encoding ion transporter, with translation MSSTSLVPTGSVRQRLKVFIENITVQRILLALILINAVLLGLETSPEVMAAVGPFLIALDKAILTVFVIELSIRLLVHRFAFFKDGWNVFDFIVVGIALVPASGPFAVLRALRVLRVLRVLTFVPSMRKIVGALIKSLNGMLSIAMVLGLVYYVAAVMVTKLFGEAFPEWFGSLGASLYTLFQVMTLESWSMGIARPVMEAFPYAWAFFIPFILIATFTMLNLFIAVIVNAVQTMHDDEHKEEIDAEKATQQQLMEQMQQLQQELQALRRDMNKPRE, from the coding sequence ATGTCTAGTACATCGCTTGTTCCAACAGGTTCCGTGCGTCAGCGCTTAAAGGTGTTTATTGAAAATATCACTGTGCAGCGAATTTTATTGGCGCTGATTTTAATCAATGCCGTTCTTTTAGGCTTAGAAACGTCGCCTGAAGTAATGGCAGCCGTTGGTCCGTTTTTAATTGCATTGGACAAGGCTATTTTGACGGTGTTTGTGATTGAGCTCAGCATTCGTTTGCTGGTACATCGTTTTGCGTTTTTCAAAGATGGTTGGAATGTCTTTGACTTCATCGTCGTGGGGATTGCCTTAGTTCCTGCTAGTGGTCCTTTTGCTGTGTTGCGTGCGCTGAGAGTCTTGCGGGTCTTACGCGTGCTGACCTTCGTGCCATCGATGCGAAAAATTGTCGGGGCGTTAATCAAATCCCTAAATGGCATGTTGTCTATCGCTATGGTGTTGGGGCTGGTGTATTACGTGGCTGCGGTGATGGTGACCAAATTATTTGGTGAGGCGTTTCCTGAATGGTTTGGTAGCCTAGGCGCGTCTTTGTATACCCTGTTCCAAGTGATGACCTTAGAAAGCTGGTCTATGGGCATCGCGCGTCCTGTCATGGAAGCCTTCCCTTATGCTTGGGCGTTTTTTATTCCCTTTATTCTGATTGCTACCTTCACCATGCTTAACCTCTTCATCGCTGTCATCGTCAATGCTGTGCAAACCATGCATGACGATGAACACAAAGAAGAGATAGACGCTGAAAAAGCGACACAGCAACAGCTAATGGAGCAAATGCAACAGCTCCAGCAAGAATTACAGGCATTGCGTCGTGACATGAATAAGCCGCGGGAGTAA
- a CDS encoding LysR family transcriptional regulator, whose translation MLSLEQINMLVLSAELGSFSACARRLGKVQSAVSHGISNLEIDLGVELFDRSSRSPRLTTEGERLIRSAKALLAQSHELEKIAESIIRNEESALTIAVDDALFVPNMSTVLALFADEFPYVQLDILSLTSSDIIHAVANGNVDIGVMFSEVEANKQVDFCYVGGVDFIAVCHRDFPLAELSLLSESDLAPYRQIAVRGTLKKEPQALISMTPSVWWCSSYYAVLELMQQKIGWAYLPLSLVQPLIQTGNIHKIDVTFDHKPWSVPVDLVYKKGANRGPAHQWLFDACKNAFSADLCM comes from the coding sequence ATGTTGAGTTTAGAGCAAATCAATATGCTGGTGTTATCCGCTGAATTAGGGTCTTTTTCAGCGTGTGCAAGAAGACTCGGCAAGGTGCAGTCTGCCGTGAGCCATGGCATCAGTAACTTAGAAATAGACTTGGGAGTCGAGCTGTTTGATCGCTCATCTCGCAGTCCAAGACTAACAACAGAAGGGGAGCGCTTAATCCGCAGTGCAAAAGCACTGTTAGCCCAATCCCATGAGCTTGAAAAAATTGCCGAATCTATTATTCGCAATGAGGAAAGCGCATTGACGATAGCCGTTGACGACGCGCTGTTTGTACCCAATATGTCGACAGTGCTCGCACTTTTTGCTGATGAATTTCCTTATGTCCAACTGGATATTCTTTCTCTAACCTCATCCGATATTATTCACGCGGTTGCTAATGGCAATGTCGACATAGGCGTGATGTTTTCAGAAGTGGAAGCGAACAAGCAGGTCGATTTTTGCTATGTTGGCGGTGTGGACTTTATTGCTGTTTGTCACCGTGATTTTCCGTTGGCCGAACTGAGTTTGCTATCGGAATCGGACCTTGCTCCGTATCGTCAAATTGCCGTACGTGGCACTTTGAAAAAAGAGCCCCAAGCATTGATTAGCATGACGCCCAGTGTCTGGTGGTGTTCAAGTTATTACGCTGTTTTAGAATTGATGCAACAAAAAATAGGCTGGGCTTACCTGCCTTTATCCTTGGTTCAGCCACTTATTCAAACCGGCAACATTCATAAAATCGACGTGACTTTTGACCACAAGCCTTGGTCCGTTCCGGTGGATCTTGTTTACAAAAAAGGTGCAAACCGCGGCCCCGCTCATCAATGGTTATTTGACGCCTGTAAAAATGCGTTTTCTGCTGACCTTTGTATGTGA
- a CDS encoding DMT family transporter, with protein MSWVYLLLAGLTEIGWPVGLKMAQSGGSKLLGVAIAILFMTISGTLLWLAQKEIPMGTAYAIWTGIGASGTFLLGIWFYGDPTSLLRYMGVLLIILGVVVLKFAH; from the coding sequence ATGAGTTGGGTCTATTTGCTATTAGCAGGGCTTACTGAAATCGGCTGGCCCGTTGGATTAAAAATGGCGCAATCAGGCGGATCAAAACTGTTAGGAGTGGCCATTGCCATTTTGTTTATGACGATAAGTGGTACCTTACTTTGGTTGGCACAGAAAGAAATTCCGATGGGGACCGCCTATGCCATTTGGACAGGAATCGGTGCATCTGGTACGTTTTTGTTAGGCATTTGGTTTTATGGCGATCCGACCTCTTTGTTGCGCTACATGGGTGTATTGCTGATTATTCTTGGTGTAGTAGTGTTGAAGTTCGCTCACTAA
- a CDS encoding AraC family transcriptional regulator codes for MRNTDKSIFETLTDLCFADHYPHRVLVLRSQSVPHSEETPWHKHQKGQLVLPLTGVVTSFIDDKMWLVPPRCAVWIPSNEMHRNQISPNADVCMLFVDGRDLPLPEVACTLTVTPFVRELILHLHSQQRYEETDLATDRLVDVLIDQLIQLEREEFDFPIPDEPTLNRLALELIARPNEKRTLGEWASDFAMSERTLARMIKRHVELTFGQWRSQLHIVLALQKLAINMPIQTISEELGYDSVSAFITFFKKALGKSPRQYRIERWGK; via the coding sequence TTGCGAAATACAGACAAAAGCATTTTTGAGACACTGACCGACCTTTGTTTTGCGGATCATTATCCGCATCGCGTTCTTGTTTTGCGCTCGCAATCCGTGCCGCATAGTGAAGAAACACCTTGGCACAAACATCAAAAAGGCCAACTGGTTTTACCACTCACTGGCGTTGTTACTAGCTTTATCGACGACAAAATGTGGCTTGTGCCGCCACGTTGCGCAGTGTGGATTCCAAGTAATGAGATGCATCGCAACCAGATATCGCCCAATGCTGACGTTTGTATGTTGTTTGTTGATGGCCGTGATTTACCGCTGCCAGAAGTTGCTTGTACCTTGACGGTCACGCCCTTTGTACGTGAACTGATATTGCATTTGCATTCGCAACAACGCTATGAAGAAACCGACCTTGCAACAGATCGGCTGGTTGATGTCCTGATCGACCAGCTTATTCAGTTGGAGCGGGAAGAGTTTGATTTCCCCATTCCAGACGAACCAACACTCAACCGTCTCGCTCTTGAACTGATTGCCAGACCGAACGAAAAACGCACTCTAGGCGAATGGGCCAGCGACTTCGCTATGAGCGAACGCACTTTGGCGCGAATGATTAAGCGTCATGTAGAGCTCACTTTTGGTCAGTGGCGAAGTCAGCTTCACATTGTTCTTGCTCTGCAAAAGCTAGCGATCAACATGCCGATCCAAACCATCTCCGAAGAGCTAGGCTACGACTCCGTCAGCGCTTTTATCACCTTCTTTAAAAAAGCGCTGGGCAAATCACCAAGGCAATATCGGATCGAGCGGTGGGGAAAGTAA
- a CDS encoding MFS transporter, translating into MKRILKLAQHDAAFLLLFIFLVALSLRGPVTGLPPLLDRISTDLHLSSSQSGLLTSLPLLAFGFFAPVASWLTRHFRIERILASGVALIAIGMVIRAFGSISTLYVGAIFIGAGIAIGNVLLPSLLKREFPNYVVQLTAIYVLMMSIGGFLMSSLAVPLSLYAEQPSFDLPMSGWSFALACQSLLILLPLVVWFSCKITQHQPPQTGNVEIPTSVWRSVTAWQVAGFLAVNSLVNYVVVAWVPAILMSNGYTDSTAGLYQGYLQLAGAVPSLILAPFIHRLGSHRRLCLIATGLTTLSLAGFLFIPSWSGVWSVSFGFGVSMGFILGLSFVSLRTNSPKQAAALSGMAQLIGYTLAAIGPVLLGALYDWQQSWTASLYVMLSIGVIWMGLGWMASPKPDR; encoded by the coding sequence ATGAAACGAATACTTAAATTAGCGCAACACGACGCGGCATTTTTACTCTTGTTTATTTTTTTGGTGGCGCTGAGTTTACGCGGCCCCGTAACAGGTTTGCCGCCGTTACTCGATAGAATCAGTACCGACCTGCATTTAAGCAGCTCCCAATCTGGTTTGCTCACCAGCTTGCCGCTGCTGGCCTTTGGTTTTTTTGCGCCGGTAGCGTCTTGGCTGACTCGCCATTTTCGCATTGAACGTATCTTAGCTTCTGGCGTGGCTTTGATTGCGATTGGCATGGTGATTCGTGCTTTTGGCTCAATAAGTACCTTGTATGTTGGTGCGATATTTATTGGCGCAGGCATTGCCATTGGTAATGTCTTGTTACCCAGTTTACTGAAACGCGAATTTCCGAATTACGTGGTTCAGCTCACGGCGATTTATGTGCTGATGATGAGCATCGGCGGCTTTTTGATGTCGAGTCTTGCGGTGCCGCTGAGTTTATATGCCGAACAGCCAAGTTTTGACCTACCAATGAGTGGTTGGTCGTTTGCTCTGGCCTGTCAGAGTTTGTTGATTCTGTTACCTCTGGTGGTGTGGTTTAGCTGCAAAATAACCCAACATCAACCGCCGCAAACCGGTAACGTTGAAATACCAACATCCGTCTGGCGCTCTGTCACAGCATGGCAAGTAGCGGGATTTTTGGCGGTCAATTCGCTAGTGAATTACGTAGTGGTCGCTTGGGTGCCGGCTATTTTAATGAGCAACGGTTACACCGATTCAACGGCTGGCTTGTATCAAGGTTATTTGCAATTGGCAGGAGCGGTTCCTTCGTTGATTTTAGCGCCGTTTATCCATCGCTTAGGCAGCCATAGACGACTCTGCTTAATTGCCACTGGATTAACGACATTAAGCTTAGCTGGCTTTTTGTTCATTCCAAGCTGGTCTGGCGTTTGGTCGGTGTCTTTTGGCTTTGGTGTCAGTATGGGCTTTATCTTAGGCTTGTCTTTTGTCAGCTTACGAACCAACAGCCCAAAACAAGCCGCAGCCTTGTCTGGTATGGCGCAGTTAATCGGTTACACACTCGCGGCTATTGGTCCTGTTTTGCTTGGTGCACTTTATGATTGGCAGCAATCGTGGACGGCATCCCTCTATGTCATGTTAAGCATTGGCGTAATTTGGATGGGTTTGGGTTGGATGGCGAGTCCAAAGCCAGACCGTTAA
- a CDS encoding DUF6622 family protein: protein MLDIVTHTPIWVWLLLGFLVYLGIKQSRDRQVPKNRAFILPVVMIVFSLHGVISSFGGGFDSLLFWGVSFVATLLIGVLIFPSQQARFDESMQCFYIQGSWRPLFLILGIFTIKYTVGVMEGMQSSFLTLSFVVDGLSLLYGVFSGVFAARSVRLWRLSRPTQAYHSP, encoded by the coding sequence GTGTTAGACATTGTTACGCATACCCCTATATGGGTTTGGTTGCTGTTAGGCTTTCTGGTTTATTTAGGCATAAAGCAAAGTCGTGATCGACAAGTGCCGAAAAATAGAGCCTTTATTTTGCCCGTTGTGATGATCGTATTTTCTCTGCACGGAGTGATATCAAGCTTTGGTGGTGGTTTTGATTCCTTGTTGTTTTGGGGCGTTAGCTTTGTGGCGACGTTACTGATTGGCGTATTGATTTTTCCATCGCAGCAGGCTCGTTTTGATGAGTCGATGCAATGCTTTTATATTCAAGGGAGCTGGCGACCTCTGTTTCTTATTTTGGGAATTTTTACCATTAAATACACGGTTGGCGTGATGGAAGGCATGCAAAGCTCTTTTCTCACTTTGTCATTTGTTGTTGATGGATTGTCGCTGCTTTATGGCGTATTTAGTGGCGTGTTTGCTGCTCGTAGTGTGAGACTATGGCGCTTGAGCCGTCCGACTCAAGCCTACCATTCGCCATAA
- a CDS encoding AraC family transcriptional regulator — translation MLAVCDYIYKHLDDDLSVETLCDVACFSKYHFHRQFTHFIGVGVFKFVQQLRLKRASYELVFMKDKRIIEIAMSAKFDHPESFSRAFKKAYSQSPSDFRRHPDLEKLGLHFHKLDRQLESNMTVDIVHFDTTKIALLKHRGAPSRIMESVAIFREWRKASGLLPISRSRTFNIVYEDPAVVAPEDFRCDIAAEVMSEVDDNEYGVINSTLEGGRYAVVRHFGPYDSISRCLYFLYGEWLPSSGEEPRDAPCFFQYQNHFPEVAEHELITDVYLPLK, via the coding sequence ATGTTAGCGGTATGTGATTACATATATAAACACTTAGATGACGATCTTAGCGTCGAAACTTTGTGTGATGTGGCGTGTTTTTCTAAATACCACTTTCACCGTCAGTTTACGCATTTTATAGGCGTTGGCGTGTTTAAATTTGTACAGCAGTTGCGCTTAAAAAGAGCCTCCTATGAGTTGGTGTTTATGAAAGATAAGCGCATTATTGAAATTGCAATGAGCGCAAAGTTTGATCATCCAGAATCCTTTTCCAGAGCCTTCAAAAAAGCCTATTCACAATCTCCAAGTGACTTTCGTCGCCATCCAGACTTAGAAAAATTAGGTTTGCACTTTCATAAGCTAGATAGGCAGCTAGAGTCAAACATGACAGTAGATATCGTGCATTTCGATACGACAAAGATCGCATTACTAAAGCACCGAGGGGCACCGAGCCGAATTATGGAATCGGTCGCCATATTTAGAGAGTGGCGCAAAGCATCTGGCTTATTGCCTATATCGAGAAGTCGAACTTTCAATATCGTTTATGAAGACCCCGCCGTGGTGGCTCCAGAAGATTTTCGTTGTGACATTGCAGCAGAAGTGATGAGCGAAGTGGATGACAATGAATATGGTGTCATCAACAGTACCCTCGAAGGCGGTCGCTACGCCGTGGTTCGCCATTTTGGTCCTTATGACAGTATTAGTCGTTGCTTGTATTTCCTTTATGGCGAATGGTTACCGAGCAGCGGGGAAGAGCCGAGAGATGCGCCATGTTTTTTTCAATATCAAAACCATTTCCCAGAGGTGGCTGAGCATGAACTCATTACGGATGTGTACTTACCTCTAAAATAA
- a CDS encoding sensor histidine kinase translates to MIFGKGMSQKSLLCMYLSGILIIIALLSWGSYRFFLDNKISELAWNESEVLSRGTSVFSREMGHIKRVTLLLRNSINARLSVQNAAVQNSVPVQDLSSPQREKTIPADWEAQVVDEFTQFARTSKLISQVRWIMPNGQEHIRINSQAGIVTRVPEDQLQNKADRHYVKNAPDSIQDVYVSSLDLNIENKEIVRPFQPTVRGVVRVKGDIPGILVVNYDLSKLFELARTFSSDGVYLEILDLNGNWVLAADKNLEWGGILYPDNLSFNIKTHFPAIWQEMDNVDGLERIFDDGRLWSLLKLYIDEEADVQSSQTPSLYFIARSNSDVFSAWRMRLILSIIGGAVALYALIAWLVWRQVTAQFETYRLLQLVQQEKAQAEQANRKLSLTNKRLVDLQDELVETSKLSSLGLMVAGLAHEMHTPLGGVRMALSSCKVWLDKEAKQQPSEGLEKLDASLLIAEKNLVRALDVVTSFKRIVSDRTAQDTQNFFFHNVVNDILFTYKPVLKKRSDLHIESECPEDIDMSGYPGVMSQIIQNLLDNALDHAFQRLDKGVITLVAKKEQDNLVLVIKDNGRGISSEIKARIFEPFVTTGRTNQHTGLGLHLVSQWVNNLMKGRIDVVSEVGVGTTFTLTIPLQLQKSEEAESEKL, encoded by the coding sequence ATGATTTTTGGTAAAGGGATGTCACAAAAGTCATTACTCTGCATGTATTTATCAGGCATTCTGATTATCATCGCTTTGCTTAGCTGGGGCAGTTATCGGTTTTTTTTAGATAACAAAATCAGTGAATTAGCATGGAATGAATCTGAAGTGTTGTCGCGTGGGACTAGTGTGTTTAGCCGCGAGATGGGGCATATCAAACGCGTTACTTTATTATTGCGAAATAGTATTAATGCGCGTTTGTCTGTTCAGAATGCCGCTGTTCAAAACTCAGTCCCGGTTCAAGACTTGTCATCGCCACAGAGAGAAAAAACAATTCCTGCTGATTGGGAGGCTCAGGTGGTGGATGAATTCACTCAATTTGCTCGAACCTCTAAGCTTATCTCCCAAGTTCGTTGGATCATGCCAAATGGCCAAGAGCACATCCGAATCAACTCTCAAGCAGGCATTGTTACCCGTGTGCCAGAGGATCAATTACAGAATAAAGCGGATCGGCACTATGTAAAAAATGCACCAGATAGCATCCAGGATGTCTATGTTTCTTCTCTGGATTTGAATATTGAAAATAAAGAAATTGTTCGCCCGTTTCAGCCAACGGTTCGTGGAGTCGTCAGAGTGAAGGGCGACATACCTGGAATTTTGGTGGTGAATTATGATCTGAGTAAATTATTTGAGCTTGCTCGGACCTTTAGCAGTGATGGAGTGTATTTAGAAATATTGGACTTGAATGGCAATTGGGTATTAGCGGCTGACAAAAACCTTGAATGGGGTGGAATTCTCTATCCTGACAACTTGAGCTTTAATATCAAAACGCATTTTCCGGCTATTTGGCAAGAAATGGATAATGTGGACGGGCTAGAGCGAATTTTCGATGATGGCCGTTTATGGAGTCTCTTGAAGCTGTATATAGATGAAGAGGCGGATGTCCAAAGTTCGCAAACGCCATCTTTGTATTTTATTGCCCGTTCTAATTCTGACGTATTTTCTGCGTGGCGAATGAGGTTAATTCTTAGCATAATCGGAGGAGCTGTCGCTCTCTATGCCTTGATTGCATGGTTGGTTTGGCGACAAGTGACCGCTCAATTTGAAACCTATCGATTACTTCAATTGGTACAGCAAGAAAAAGCTCAAGCGGAGCAGGCTAACCGCAAGCTTAGTCTGACGAATAAGCGTTTAGTAGACCTTCAAGACGAGCTAGTTGAAACCAGCAAGCTGTCTTCTCTAGGCTTGATGGTCGCCGGTTTAGCTCATGAAATGCATACACCACTTGGTGGTGTCAGAATGGCGTTATCGTCGTGCAAGGTCTGGCTGGATAAAGAGGCCAAGCAACAGCCTTCCGAAGGGCTTGAAAAACTAGATGCTTCATTGCTAATCGCGGAAAAAAACCTTGTTCGTGCATTAGATGTGGTGACCAGCTTTAAACGTATTGTGTCGGATAGAACGGCTCAAGACACACAGAATTTTTTCTTTCATAACGTTGTCAATGACATCTTGTTTACTTATAAACCCGTATTGAAAAAACGTTCGGACCTTCATATTGAGAGTGAATGTCCAGAAGATATCGATATGTCTGGTTACCCTGGCGTCATGTCTCAAATTATTCAAAATCTTCTCGATAACGCGTTAGATCATGCTTTCCAACGACTGGATAAAGGCGTGATTACACTCGTTGCGAAAAAGGAACAAGACAACCTCGTTCTTGTTATCAAAGATAATGGCAGAGGCATTTCGTCAGAAATCAAAGCTCGTATTTTTGAGCCTTTTGTGACCACTGGCCGCACCAACCAACATACAGGTTTAGGACTCCACCTAGTCAGCCAGTGGGTTAATAATCTCATGAAAGGGCGGATAGATGTTGTGTCAGAAGTGGGCGTTGGAACGACATTTACTCTGACTATTCCATTGCAACTTCAAAAGAGTGAGGAGGCAGAGAGCGAGAAACTTTAG